One window of Nicotiana tomentosiformis chromosome 11, ASM39032v3, whole genome shotgun sequence genomic DNA carries:
- the LOC138901301 gene encoding uncharacterized protein, producing MVVPWKQGSHIWRKMLECRDEIEHKIVWKPRMGSSLFWFDNWTRLGALYFVTPPDFYCDESVHNVYDVIVYGSWDEKKLLEILPQELAQHVTENIKPPLLHHDLDRPYWSLEHKGSFSVKSAWEYTRRRKDPSVVYKNIWVRGLPFKITFFMWKVWKGKLSFDDYFRRLGYFMSSKCWCYANPYEETMEHVLFNSYAARTV from the coding sequence ATGGTGGTTCCTTGGAAACAAGGATCTCATATTTGGAGGAAAATGCTTGAATGTAGAGATGAGATTGAACATAAGATAGTTTGGAAACCAAGAATGGGTTCTTCACTATTTTGGTTTGATAACTGGACAAGATTGGGAGCTTTATACTTTGTAACTCCCCCAGATTTTTACTGTGATGAATCTGTGCACAATGTATATGATGTTATAGTATATGGGTCGTGGGATGAGAAAAAGCTACTGGAAATACTCCCACAAGAACTGGCACAACATGTTACTGAAAACATTAAGCCACCATTGTTGCATCATGACCTTGATAGACCATACTGGTCTTTGGAGCATAAAGGCAGTTTCTCTGTAAAGTCTGCCTGGGAATATACTCGAAGAAGAAAGGATCCTAGTgttgtatataaaaatatatgggtGAGAGGATTACCtttcaaaattacttttttcaTGTGGAAGGTATGGAAAGGCAAGCTGTCGTTTGATGATTATTTTCGAAGGCTGGGTTACTTTATGTCATCTAAATGTTGGTGTTATGCTAATCCATATGAGGAAACAATGGAACATGTACTATTCAATTCTTATGCAGCTCGGACAGTGTGA
- the LOC104106826 gene encoding protein At-4/1 isoform X1 translates to MAATTDEAMESLLSSFDQIYDEFKNGAVEIQTLQADYITGSTKREALEFTVQRLQSENDRLRKLYAESLNTLAYKIESHSSCQSLKEDLKGVHHEFLQKENEYIRTIESLKGDHAERIQELESQIRRYQTEDAVNKATINQLRHDLVVHRSQIEALKRNLDQVSAEVDSRYHYEIQGLKDSLLVEQEEKNELNKRLRDMEKELFISRTKLVEYQQDSTSNQHMHTLKQKIMKLRKENEVLKRQIHERKEF, encoded by the exons ATGGCGGCAACAACTGACGAAGCTATGGAGTCATTGCTTTCGAGCTTCGACCAAATATATGAC GAATTTAAGAACGGCGCTGTGGAGATTCAAACCTTGCAAGCGGACTACATCACGGGAAGCACGAAACGAGAAGCTCTTGAATTCACCGTACAACGCCTTCAATCTG AAAATGATCGGTTGAGAAAGCTTTACGCTGAATCACTCAACACATTGGCTTATAAG ATTGAAAGCCATTCAAGTTGCCAGAGCTTGAAGGAGGATCTAAAGGGTGTACATCATGAGTTTTTACAGAAAGAAAAT GAGTACATAAGAACTATTGAATCACTTAAAGGGGATCATGCAGAGAGAATTCAAGAGTTGGAATCTCAAATCAG ACGATACCAAACTGAGGATGCTGTTAACAAAGCGACCATAAACCAGCTTCGACATGATTTAGTTGTGCATAGGAGCCAAATAGAAGCTCTTAAAAGAAACTTGGATCAAGTGTCTGCTGAAGTAGACTCCAGAT ATCATTATGAGATTCAAGGTTTGAAGGACTCTCTCCTGGTTGAGCAAGAAGAGAAAAATGAGTTGAACAAGAGGCTCCGAGATATGGAAAAAGAAT TGTTTATCAGCAGAACAAAACTGGTAGAGTACCAACAAGATTCGACTTCAAATCAACATATGCATACACTAAAGCAAAAGATAATGAAATTGAGGAAGGAGAATGAGGTTCTCAAAAGGCAGATACATGAAAGAAAGGAGTTCTAG
- the LOC104106826 gene encoding protein At-4/1 isoform X2: MAATTDEAMESLLSSFDQIYDEFKNGAVEIQTLQADYITGSTKREALEFTVQRLQSENDRLRKLYAESLNTLAYKEYIRTIESLKGDHAERIQELESQIRRYQTEDAVNKATINQLRHDLVVHRSQIEALKRNLDQVSAEVDSRYHYEIQGLKDSLLVEQEEKNELNKRLRDMEKELFISRTKLVEYQQDSTSNQHMHTLKQKIMKLRKENEVLKRQIHERKEF, from the exons ATGGCGGCAACAACTGACGAAGCTATGGAGTCATTGCTTTCGAGCTTCGACCAAATATATGAC GAATTTAAGAACGGCGCTGTGGAGATTCAAACCTTGCAAGCGGACTACATCACGGGAAGCACGAAACGAGAAGCTCTTGAATTCACCGTACAACGCCTTCAATCTG AAAATGATCGGTTGAGAAAGCTTTACGCTGAATCACTCAACACATTGGCTTATAAG GAGTACATAAGAACTATTGAATCACTTAAAGGGGATCATGCAGAGAGAATTCAAGAGTTGGAATCTCAAATCAG ACGATACCAAACTGAGGATGCTGTTAACAAAGCGACCATAAACCAGCTTCGACATGATTTAGTTGTGCATAGGAGCCAAATAGAAGCTCTTAAAAGAAACTTGGATCAAGTGTCTGCTGAAGTAGACTCCAGAT ATCATTATGAGATTCAAGGTTTGAAGGACTCTCTCCTGGTTGAGCAAGAAGAGAAAAATGAGTTGAACAAGAGGCTCCGAGATATGGAAAAAGAAT TGTTTATCAGCAGAACAAAACTGGTAGAGTACCAACAAGATTCGACTTCAAATCAACATATGCATACACTAAAGCAAAAGATAATGAAATTGAGGAAGGAGAATGAGGTTCTCAAAAGGCAGATACATGAAAGAAAGGAGTTCTAG